The following proteins are co-located in the Spirosoma montaniterrae genome:
- a CDS encoding SDR family NAD(P)-dependent oxidoreductase produces MEKDMQGKVALVTGAGSGIGKACAMLYAQHGASVVVSDIADEHGQQVVDEIAAAGGNATFVRADVGDPAQCEQLVAETVAAYGRLDMACNNAGIGGEQNPTADYSLDGWQHVININLNSVFYCMKYQLQQLLKQGGGGAIVNMSSILGQVAFATSPGYVAAKHALLGLTKTAAVEYAPQSIRINSVGPAFIDTPLLAQIPSDMKQMLIGLHPIGRLGRAEEVAELVIWLSSDKASFVTGAYYPVDGGYLAR; encoded by the coding sequence ATGGAAAAAGATATGCAGGGGAAGGTGGCCCTCGTAACGGGAGCCGGGTCGGGTATTGGCAAAGCATGTGCCATGCTGTACGCGCAGCACGGAGCCAGTGTAGTTGTCTCTGATATTGCCGACGAACACGGGCAGCAGGTCGTGGATGAGATTGCGGCAGCGGGCGGAAACGCTACGTTCGTCCGGGCCGACGTGGGCGATCCGGCGCAGTGCGAACAACTCGTGGCCGAGACAGTTGCGGCATACGGGCGGCTCGATATGGCCTGTAACAATGCGGGCATCGGTGGCGAACAAAACCCCACCGCCGACTACTCGCTCGACGGCTGGCAGCACGTTATCAATATCAATCTGAATAGCGTCTTTTACTGTATGAAATACCAGTTGCAGCAGCTACTGAAGCAGGGAGGTGGCGGGGCTATCGTAAATATGTCGTCGATTTTGGGACAAGTGGCGTTTGCAACCTCGCCGGGCTACGTAGCGGCCAAACATGCTCTGCTTGGCCTAACCAAAACGGCGGCTGTCGAATATGCTCCGCAGAGCATTCGCATCAACTCGGTTGGGCCGGCATTCATCGATACGCCCCTCCTGGCGCAGATTCCGTCCGACATGAAGCAGATGCTGATCGGCCTGCATCCTATTGGGCGGCTGGGCCGGGCCGAAGAAGTAGCCGAACTGGTTATCTGGCTCAGCTCCGACAAAGCGTCGTTCGTAACGGGGGCGTATTATCCAGTAGATGGCGGTTATTTGGCGCGGTAG
- a CDS encoding amidohydrolase family protein has protein sequence MRKWLWVLLLAQTGSQLFAQDAEQQTAGRANGSGLSAIYLLRPDRVFDGETMHEGWVVRINGNKIEAVGPAASVAANGGEQSGVSVVDLKGTTLLPGFIEGHSHLLLHPYNETPWDDQVLKEARSLRVARATVHARKTLLAGFTTVRDLGTEGADYDDVGLKHAIEQGIIPGPRMVVVTRALIATGSYAPKGFSPDITVPQGAEEADGHDALIRAVRTQIGKGADAIKVYADYRWGLMAEARPTFSVDELKLIVKTARSSGRGVVAHASTAEGMHRAILAGVETVEHGDAGTPEIFALMKQRGVALCPTLAAGDAVSQYRGWKKGTEPEPERIRQKRVTFRQALDAGVTLCAGGDVGVFAHGDNARELEMMVDYGMNPLDVLRSATSVNADVFHLADRGRIRPGLLADLVAVAGDPSRQISDLRRVRRVWKGGVLHLPE, from the coding sequence TTGCGTAAGTGGCTATGGGTATTACTATTGGCACAAACAGGCTCTCAACTGTTTGCACAGGATGCTGAACAGCAAACAGCCGGGCGGGCCAATGGTTCGGGCCTGTCGGCAATTTACCTCCTCCGGCCCGACCGCGTATTCGACGGGGAAACCATGCACGAGGGGTGGGTAGTACGAATCAACGGCAACAAGATTGAAGCCGTCGGGCCAGCCGCCAGTGTAGCTGCCAACGGTGGGGAACAATCCGGCGTTTCGGTGGTCGACCTGAAGGGCACCACCTTGCTGCCGGGTTTCATTGAGGGGCATTCGCATCTGCTGCTACACCCATACAATGAAACACCCTGGGACGATCAGGTTCTCAAAGAAGCGCGGTCGCTGCGGGTGGCGCGGGCAACGGTTCACGCCCGGAAAACATTGCTGGCGGGTTTTACGACCGTGCGCGACCTCGGCACAGAAGGGGCCGATTACGACGATGTTGGTCTGAAACACGCTATCGAACAGGGTATTATTCCCGGCCCGCGTATGGTGGTGGTTACGCGGGCACTTATCGCAACGGGCAGTTACGCGCCGAAAGGGTTTAGCCCCGACATAACCGTGCCGCAGGGTGCCGAAGAAGCCGACGGACACGATGCGCTGATTCGGGCTGTGCGGACGCAGATTGGCAAAGGAGCCGATGCTATAAAAGTATATGCCGACTACCGTTGGGGGCTGATGGCCGAAGCCCGCCCAACCTTCTCAGTCGATGAACTAAAGCTCATTGTCAAAACTGCCCGCAGCAGCGGACGGGGTGTAGTAGCCCACGCCAGCACTGCCGAAGGTATGCATCGGGCTATTCTGGCGGGGGTCGAAACGGTTGAACACGGCGATGCCGGAACGCCCGAAATTTTCGCCCTGATGAAGCAGCGGGGCGTGGCCCTCTGCCCTACCCTCGCGGCAGGCGATGCCGTGAGCCAATACCGGGGCTGGAAAAAAGGCACTGAGCCCGAACCCGAACGCATTCGGCAAAAGCGCGTTACGTTTCGGCAGGCTCTCGACGCGGGGGTGACGCTTTGCGCCGGGGGCGACGTGGGCGTATTTGCGCACGGCGACAATGCCCGCGAACTGGAGATGATGGTTGACTACGGCATGAACCCGCTCGATGTGTTGCGGTCAGCTACATCGGTCAATGCCGATGTCTTTCACCTCGCCGACCGGGGGCGCATACGGCCCGGTTTACTGGCCGACCTGGTGGCGGTGGCGGGTGATCCGTCGCGGCAAATCAGCGATCTACGGCGGGTTCGTCGGGTCTGGAAAGGGGGCGTATTGCATCTGCCTGAGTGA